In Ornithodoros turicata isolate Travis chromosome 1, ASM3712646v1, whole genome shotgun sequence, the DNA window agaaaagcaGAAAACGCCTTGTCAGGTTTGTCACTGTACAGGATGTGTGCAGTTAAAGTATGTACTCACGTTCACACACGTAACGCATTGCCTGCTTATCGGATGAACTTCCGGTGATGCACGCTGACATATTTATGCggtcaaaataaataaataatgtgcTAAGAAAACTTTGTGTAACAAAAGCGTACATTGCTCTTCGTGCACTTCGAATGGGCTACACCAATGGCGGTGTCCGGATAGTTGTGTGCAGGAACTGCTAGGGGCACTAATGGCTAACAAACTGAAATTCCCTAAATGAGCATACATGTGTGGCTTCATTTCAGTATCTGCAACGGTGGCATCCATAGCCCGGTAGCTCGATACTACTGTGAGGAGACCACCGTGCCAAATTTGAAATGCACGGAGAGCAAAGTTTGCGTGGCTATAATCTTTGTTCGTGGAGTTTCGTTATACCACAGATTTAACGCTTTAGCATTATAGTCACGGctacgcaagaatcgcggcTTGGTCTACCTATCCGCACGGCGCAGTGCGCATGCGTGGCGTCGGCCACGGCCACGTGCCACGGCGTCGGCACTCCCCAGTGCAGCAGCTGTtgtggtcgacaggttcagacgtgtctgcgtgggAACACAATGGGTTATGAAAGTGAAAGCTGCGCGAAGAAGGCTGTGGCTGGAGGCTGTGGCTGGAGCGGCTGCGAAAGAAGGCTGTGAGGTGGCGTGTCAAGCTGAATTGGAGTAAGTCTGAAAGGCTGGTTTGCTGCAAGTGCTGTCCTGCGTTAGCGTTGTGAAGGGTCGCGTGAAGGATTGTGTAGGATTTGTGAAGGGTCGGCAGTGGgctgtgtagcgttgtgaagggaaCTTCCGAAatggttttcaagttttaatgctaacgcgtATCTGTCGGACCCACCGATGTTTTTGTTCACCCTTCCCTCTACTTTCTTAGTTAAGGCGGATatttgggcaagttggtacataactacgaaaaaacagcgcagaAAAAGAACACGAAGAAGGCGGCGgctgtgtgtgcacttgtttcttctCCGTGTCCCATCTCTGCGCTGTGTTTACGCAGTTATCTACTTTCTTGCAAGCCTGCACCAAGCCGCCACCCACGAGCCGGCTGACCGCACCTCCCTGAAACGCCATTCCCCGGTTTCTACGACGCATTCGCATAGGtcggcgcgatcatgatcgcggcagccttgccagtgcttcgtgatcgcactcatgatcgcgatcatcaggctttgataaggcattgcgatcatgattgcgccAACCTATGCGCATACGTCACCAACTTTGTCTTCAGCGGCTAGGGCGTGTTCTAGCTTATTGTGTACTCTGATCGTGACAGGTTGGCCCAGGTCTCCGAGGGGGCGAGGACGTTGCAGTTGGCCGGGTCAGTCACTATGTCGGTAACATGTGCATCAGGGTTCTGCATGTTCTGGGCTTCCACGTCGTTCCCCTTGGCCCGCTGCGCCATGTTTTAGCAAATCTCGAGACTATTAGGTAGTTCTTTTTTCGTGCTTTTGATAGGATAACCGCGTCGCCAAGCACCACCGGAAGTTTGCCAGACGAGCACGTAACGCTTTACGCGCAGAATTGTGGTATACGTGACGACAATGATGACGGGTATATGCTTCAATCGCATTCACTCTGTACTTTGTTCGAAGTGGAGTGACAGTATGGGCTGCTACAACGCCACATCTTGTGTTACAGTATAGCTGTaacgaccagcggcatggccgagtgggctaaggcgtccgctcgttggtggtaaccaaggtagCAGTAACATGGTGTAGTTATCGTCGTCACTACTGCGTCCATGTGTCTGAGAGCCTGGCACTATTTTGAAAACTCCCTTCTGACACTAATAAAGTCAAGGACCGTTTCAGCTTCTCGCTCCGATTGGGGACATTTCTCCATCAGCTTCTTCAGCACCCGCTCTACGTCGTCGAAGTGCTGCATGATACTCGCGATCCTCGTCTCGTCTTGGTCGGGAGCTCTTCCGTTTCTGTGGCGACTTCGTTGCTGATAAATGGACAGCAAGAGTATTGCCTGTAATGGGCAAATGGTCAGTGAGATAGGAGTCCGATATACATTTTCATGTACGGCAGTAATGACAACGAATACACACCTTGCATCGCTCCCTCTTCTTGTTGTTGATATCAGtttctattctattcttttCCTGTGCCAGCTCCAATTTGTGCTCCTCCCTTTCTTCCATCGTCCTTTTGATTTCATGTAAGTCTTCGGTTAACTTCGAAAGCTGTGCGTCCTTAGAAGCTAGGGTCTGAAAAGAGATAGTATGGACGACGTCAGCCCGCCTAATGTGGCCGTTAGAGCATCATACATGACCGAAAAAATGCTCCTTCAAAGTCTAAGATTAAAACAGAAAAACATGGACATTCTGCAAAACGTAGTAGCTTAGACCACCATTGTTCGCGGTAAACAAAACTCGTGAAAGGCTATTAAATTTTATTGAAATGCTTTTAAGATTTTGTGCACGGGGATATTGTCGGGTGCTCATTCCTTGAGCTCGTTGCATTTCCTGTGTCTGTCACCACGGTACTGTCCCTTGTGCTCTAACTCTGCGGCGCGACTAACAGCCTCCATGACGAGGGCGCCACTTGTATTCTACCTCCGTTCTGCTTATCGTCTCCCTTATCTTCGTGCGCCCGCATTGTATCGACAGCATTGCAATGGCTGAACACTATGTGCTGACGAGCGCGGAGAGACCAGCAGTCTTTATATGTGCCTCTATGTAAACAGCACGTCACAGCCCTCTCTCGGACGCTGCTACGCAAGCACCGTGTGGAGGCGCATCTGGTAGCACAGCTAGAGCACAACAGGTCTTCTGATCATCTTTTCTACCACTTCTGTGCcttttcccgccattttcttcCGCACACTCTCTGCCATGGACGGAGCTGCGCAACTGCCGACGCTGATTAACTCTGTAAATGTGTCACTTCAAAATCTAAGAGATTGGGCTGTATTTGAAAGAGCAATAACATGCAGATTGTGGCTGCACAAATTTATCCGGCTACACCACTACGCTTTTTCAGTTAAAATGCGCTCAGTAGCACAGACCTTCAGGGGTTGGCAGGGCTGATGATGTGAAGGTAGCATAATAAGTGCAGAAGTTGAAAATATATTACAAGACTAGTACGGTAGTCCACAGAGAGAAATAAATGCACGTTTGACGACTTTCGCGGAATCAGGGTCATGCGATCTGATCCTCTCCTCCTTAGGTGGGATGTACTTTTATGACAACAGACCGTACGTAAAACATTACTATAGTAGAGCATCACAGGGTGTCCTATATTGCGCTTCTtccacgtgtgtgtgtgtgtgtgcgtgtgtacgTTTCCCGACACGTGTTTCAGCACGTCTTTTCGTGCGTGTAGCAATGTTCGTCGTACTGCGGCAACAATTCTCGTCATGTCATAGCATCAACGATGCTCAGAAGAGTGAATGAATGAGTTAAATTTTGTTTGCATAAGTTGCGGTGGGAGCCGTGAAAGAGAGATAGAGACACTCAAAAGTACATTGATCCGGAAATGGACGCATGACCCGCCGTGCTACTCTGTTCACGATGAAGCGGTATTTTGCCAACCATGCGGAAACCAGGAGAGAAGACGCTTTAATGCACCAAgttatagaatagaatagaatagatatagaaagaaaaaaattgaaacgtaggtcgcaccgGTGCGACCAGATGTTCCAGGACGGTTGACGTGTaaaagcactgaatgaattaaaagattatatcagcacgtatgtcTTGAGGTAGGTCGTGAGTGCGCACAGCGCAagttgctggtgctgccttggtcagctccccagtaccttctcaacactaaatggtcggttgtcaagtttcgcgagggcgttcttcggtattcgccgactagagtcgaagcgtcggcaggtgaccagcacgaaACCAACCAAAGTTATCTCATTGGCCTTTCGCGCTGTTCAAATCAAATTGTGTTCTACATAGATAAAGGAAGCATCAGAAATGAGACTCAACCCGGAGAAAAATATGGGTTTGTGCGACAGGAATAAGCATAGAGAGAATGACTAAAAAGAGCCAGATGGTATAGTTAGAACTCCTCGGTTTCGGGGGTTTAATATTATGAGGAATAATGATTCTTTTTTATGTTATTAAACGCGACAGCATTTATGAGCGAATCCTTGGAGCTTTCTTGATGCGAGGTATATCGCAGCGTACACCCTGCTCTCTTTGGCTGATGCTTGGAAATCACGTGTTCAAGAGCTGCTACAAAGCTGCCGTGAGAgaggaccagctcccgtggcttagGATGATGGCATTTGCCAGGTGgggcacgggttcgaatccgggtgccagctgtgctgtctgtgtatttttcctgcgttttcctcagacgctttgagacaaatgtcgtcacagttctctgagaagtcggcccaggatgcacggCGCAAAAAAGAAGGGTAGGTCTCACGGCGAGTTGGTATGGCATATTGTAAACTGAGTAGCGCAAGCTGGGAACCCTCTTCTCTTCTTTCTGTCCCGTGTTCCTTGATTGCACTACGTACTTTATAGTTTCTTTTGAAATTGCACTTTACCGTGTACAAGTAAAAAAATACCTTGATGGCAGCTGAAACCTCTCTCTCCAAGTGCCGTATACGTGATGCAGTCATTCGTCTCTTCTGCTGACAGCTGCTGCCGGTACCGGACGTCTCCAGCTTCTTCAGCAGGCCTCTGTGCTGGAGCACTGTCTTCTCCAGTACCTTGGTGGCCTCCACCTGTGCCTTGCCAATTCTCTCTAGTTCCATCTGTAATCATAAAGCGATGCATGTGAGGAGCATCGGAATAAAGATACATGTGAGTTATTCCATTTCTTGTATCATTCTTGACTGGCGGCTGGGGACGAACTTGGCCATTAAAATCCACATCCGGGGGAAAAGCTACTCGCAGGAGCACTTCCGACAGCCCGTGTACATAGCACTGCCCATCTTTTCTTCGATTTTCATGAGAGTGTCCACGTTATGATAACGATAAGTAGGGATTGCTCAATACACCCCTTTGGATGAccttttccccgttttttttttttcctttcgtctaataaatatctCCACCCCCACCCCTACTGGAGTGTCGGGTGTTTACCCCCTGGCTTCTTACAACACCTGTGATTGCCCAATACAGCTCGGCTGGCGACACATACGCCCATAGACGTATAACccccaccacccaccaccaccgccaacACGCAAGGAGCGTACATGTTTGGCGTCATTTACGAGCTACCCCGCCATGCGGCACACTGGTGATATGTCGCTCTGAATATTTTTAGTTTGTTTTCAGAACTGCGGTTTCAACCCGATCAGGGCGATGCCTAATGTGAGGCAACCTTCATTTCACCGGGCAATACTGACGCCTATGTATCCCGCATCTTTTGTTGTGACTTTGGTTTCCACGCCGCGCGCCGTGGACGTCGCTGTACGAGGCTCAgagttatgcgcatgcaatgtagtttcgCCACGGCACTTGACGGGCAGTGGGAGACTTGTGCTCCGTCACCACAGTGACCATTTCGATGTTGAAAAAGAAACTACAAGCGTGATTGCGAGTTTGTGACGATAAGTGTGATGCTATAGTCCTGAGATCTTACACTGTTGAATGAACTGGTTCTATGAGGTTGCCCCACAACTTCTTTACGATACCTTTCACGCCGCATTGCACAACTCTAAAGTGGATACACGTTCGATGGTTCATTGTGCCGCACACTTTTGTTGGAAGGAAGGTCCAGACAAAGAGGAGGATTAGTTACGATTATGTGGGGATGAAATATTAAGAAACAATGA includes these proteins:
- the LOC135368712 gene encoding protein Spindly-like produces the protein MTSDWTQRQTKELHNLQKMELEYNREMEAVANIRKDTELLERDGTAAECALKLWEERLQELEHSVLQPQDHQHALLQLRNKVVEKQMELERIGKAQVEATKVLEKTVLQHRGLLKKLETSGTGSSCQQKRRMTASRIRHLEREVSAAIKTLASKDAQLSKLTEDLHEIKRTMEEREEHKLELAQEKNRIETDINNKKRERCKAILLLSIYQQRSRHRNGRAPDQDETRIASIMQHFDDVERVLKKLMEKCPQSEREAETVLDFISVRREFSK